In Grus americana isolate bGruAme1 chromosome 4, bGruAme1.mat, whole genome shotgun sequence, one genomic interval encodes:
- the LOC129205990 gene encoding melanopsin-like codes for MGTQPHTVTKAEIPDHVLYTVGTCVLIIGSIGIIGNLLVLYAFYSNKKLRTPQNYFIMNLAVSDFLMSASQAPMCFVNSLHREWILGDIGCDLYAFCGALFGITSMMTLLAISVDRYLVITKPLRSIQWTSKQRTVQIIAVVWLYSLAWSVAPLFGWSSYVPEGLMISCTWDYVTYSPANRSYTMILCCCVFFIPLIIIFHCYLFMFLAIRRTGRDVQKLGSCSRKSYLSQSMKNEWKLAKIAFVVIVVFVLSWSPYACVTLIAWAGRGNTLTPYSKSVPAVIAKASAIYNPIIYAIIHPRYRKTIHNAVPCLRFLIRISKNDLLRGSINESSFRTSLSSHQSLAGRTKSTCVSSVSTGEATTDYTMMHDSINSDDFVNYKIPRLSLEYETWSDVELDPVQPTHKKLQPRRSHSFSTSLRQEKRDLLPKTCSCDAATAEKVSLSSSCLEKVLGWSVLHSPSATLVTGSLRTASLPVGLNSSSISRGGDSDTSQMATQESQVNGVLGSIISSKVPRIIIIPTSETNLFQEELEEEETELFHFHDKKGNLLDLEGLNSSTEFLEAVEKFLS; via the exons caACAAGAAGCTGAGGACACCCCAAAACTACTTTATAATGAATTTGGCTGTGAGTGACTTCTTGATGTCGGCTTCTCAGGCACCCATGTGCTTTGTCAACAGCTTGCACAGAGAGTGGATACTTGGAGATATAG GCTGTGACTTGTATGCTTTCTGTGGGGCACTCTTTGGAATAACCTCAATGATGACTTTACTAGCTATTTCTGTTGACCGCTACCTTGTGATCACTAAGCCCCTGCGATCCATACAGTGGACTTCAAAGCAGCGCACCGTGCAGATCATCGCTGTCGTCTGGCTGTACTCGCTGGCATGGAGCGTGGCTCCGCTCTTTGGGTGGA GTTCCTATGTGCCTGAGGGCTTGATGATATCCTGTACGTGGGACTATGTAACCTACTCCCCTGCAAACAGAAGTTACACCATGATTTTATGTTGCTGCGTGTTTTTTATTCCCCTGATAATAATATTCCATTGCTATTTATTCATGTTCCTGGCCATAAGACGTACTGGCAG AGACGTTCAAAAGCTTGGGTCCTGCAGCCGGAAATCCTACCTCTCTCAGTCCATGAAGAACGAATGGAAACTGgcaaaaattgcttttgtgGTCATCGTTGTGTTTGTCTTGTCCTGGTCTCCATATGCCTGTGTCACCTTGATTGCCTGGGCAGG tcGAGGCAACACCCTAACACCATATTCCAAATCTGTGCCAGCAGTTATTGCCAAAGCTTCTGCAATCTACAACCCCATCATCTATGCAATAATTCACCCAAGATACAG aaaaaccATCCACAATGCTGTTCCCTGCTTGAGGTTCCTAATACGAATATCAAAGAACGACCTCCTGAGAGGCTCCATAAATGAATCATCGTTCAGGACCTCTCTTTCCAGCCATCAGTCTCTTGCTGGCAGGACCAAGAGCACTTGTGTTTCATCAGTTTCCACTGGAGAAGCT ACCACTGATTACACAATGATGCATGACAGTATCAACTCTGATGATTTCGTAAACTATAAAATACCCAGATTATCCTTGGAATATGAG ACCTGGAGCGATGTAGAGCTTGACCCTGTACAGCCAACTCACAAGAAACTGCAGCCTCGCCGAAGTCACTCTTTCTCAACAAGTCTGAGACAGGAGAAGAGAGACCTGCTCCCAAAGACCTGCAGCTGTGATGCAGCAACTGCAGAAAAG GTTTCACTGTCCTCCAGCTGTTTGGAGAAGGTGCTTGGGTGGTCAGTTCTACACAGTCCCTCTGCAACGCTCGTGACCGGCTCCCTAAGAACAGCTTCTCTGCCTGTTGGCTTGAATagcagcagcatcagcagaggaggagactcAGACACTTCACAGATGGCAACTCAAGAAAGTCAAGTTAACGGAGTCCTGGGCTCTATAATTAGCAGTAAAGTCCCTCGCATAATCATCATTCCTACCTCAGAGACCAACCTATTTCAAGAGGAATTGGAAGAGGAAGAGACTGAATTATTTCACTTTCATGACAAAAAGGGCAATCTGTTGGACTTGGAAGGTCTTAACTCGTCCACGGAGTTCCTTGAAGCTGTTGAGAAATTTCTCTCATAA